Proteins encoded within one genomic window of Vicinamibacterales bacterium:
- a CDS encoding ABC transporter ATP-binding protein encodes MSLIEVEALSKSYQMGSVEIHALQGVNLTVERGEYIAIMGPSGSGKSTFLNLLGCLDTPTTGRYVLNDHDVSSMAEDELAQVRNEEIGFVFQTFNLLARATALQNVELPLVYAGVTAHERQARAREALEKVDLLDRVMHRPNELSGGQRQRVAIARALVNDPSIILADEPTGNLDSVAGADLLELLDGLHAKGHTLFVVTHERDVAEHARSIVHLRDGQIESIESREG; translated from the coding sequence GTGAGTCTGATTGAAGTAGAGGCACTCTCGAAGAGCTATCAGATGGGGTCGGTGGAAATCCACGCTCTTCAAGGTGTCAACCTGACAGTCGAGCGAGGTGAATATATTGCGATCATGGGCCCGTCTGGCTCGGGAAAGTCAACGTTTCTCAACCTCTTGGGCTGTCTTGACACACCAACAACTGGGCGCTATGTGCTGAACGACCACGACGTTAGCTCGATGGCTGAGGACGAACTTGCACAAGTCCGCAATGAAGAAATTGGTTTTGTCTTCCAAACGTTTAATTTGCTAGCTCGAGCGACGGCACTTCAAAACGTTGAGCTGCCGTTGGTCTATGCGGGTGTAACGGCACACGAACGTCAGGCTCGTGCACGGGAGGCTCTGGAAAAAGTCGATCTTCTTGACCGGGTGATGCATCGGCCGAATGAGTTGTCTGGTGGTCAGCGTCAGAGAGTAGCTATTGCGCGTGCGCTCGTGAACGACCCATCAATCATTCTTGCTGATGAGCCGACAGGAAATCTTGACTCAGTGGCAGGCGCCGATCTTCTCGAACTTCTTGACGGTCTGCACGCAAAAGGCCACACCCTATTCGTCGTGACGCATGAGCGAGATGTTGCTGAGCACGCACGGTCAATCGTCCATTTGCGTGATGGCCAGATTGAGTCGATCGAATCTCGAGAGGGGTGA
- a CDS encoding FAD-dependent oxidoreductase: MERRTLLKTGSLAALGLGFGGCAARSGVEVAPSTQFVNLPPVKASWDRVIRTTVGLRPFRPSGFVLKTEKFGAKTVIHNYGHGGSGHSLAWGTGSLAADLAIEHGDRGVAVLGCGTVGLTAARQLQRRGFDVTIYTEKTPPYTTSNMAWAGFTPTSSLVSAAGRTPAWEAQFRQAAEISYRQLQSMVGPRYGISWIDDYGMMDSAAPTQRRSTRRDRPIPEPEGLLPSQLETGRNILGPGEHPFPSPYASLGVRMRIEPSIYLDALMRDVILFGGKIVIRKFESPGDLMTVDESLVINCTALGSRELFGDQELTPVKGQLTFLVPQPEVNYIINGMLRIPDGSLHRVGTMPRSDGIALGFMALRGVWSLEPNEDAIKRTVEAHIAFYEVMRGRRPGILTRRAEVSRDIPKLESFFGLDS, from the coding sequence ATGGAACGACGGACGCTGCTCAAGACGGGAAGCCTAGCCGCTTTAGGGTTGGGGTTTGGCGGCTGCGCGGCACGTAGTGGTGTCGAGGTTGCGCCCTCAACACAGTTTGTCAACCTCCCGCCCGTCAAGGCCTCATGGGACCGGGTGATTAGAACCACCGTCGGCCTTCGGCCTTTTCGCCCGTCGGGCTTTGTATTGAAGACCGAGAAATTTGGTGCCAAGACGGTCATTCACAACTACGGGCACGGCGGCTCCGGCCATTCACTCGCGTGGGGTACTGGCTCGCTTGCCGCTGATCTGGCGATTGAGCATGGCGATCGCGGTGTTGCTGTTTTGGGCTGTGGGACTGTTGGCCTCACCGCGGCGCGGCAACTCCAGCGCCGTGGGTTTGACGTCACGATCTACACCGAAAAGACCCCGCCGTATACCACCTCAAATATGGCGTGGGCTGGCTTCACACCGACTTCAAGTTTGGTGAGCGCTGCGGGTCGTACGCCTGCCTGGGAAGCTCAGTTCAGACAGGCAGCGGAGATCTCTTATCGACAACTTCAATCAATGGTTGGTCCTCGCTATGGGATTAGTTGGATTGATGATTATGGGATGATGGATTCTGCCGCGCCTACGCAGCGCCGCTCTACCAGACGGGACCGGCCCATTCCTGAGCCAGAGGGTCTCCTGCCATCGCAACTAGAGACCGGGCGAAATATCCTTGGGCCTGGTGAGCACCCGTTCCCATCACCATACGCCAGTCTGGGTGTCCGGATGCGTATCGAGCCCTCGATCTATCTTGATGCGCTGATGCGCGATGTCATCCTTTTTGGGGGAAAGATCGTGATTCGGAAGTTTGAGAGTCCGGGCGATCTAATGACGGTCGACGAGTCGCTGGTCATCAATTGCACTGCACTTGGTTCTCGAGAACTTTTTGGTGATCAGGAGTTGACTCCGGTAAAAGGCCAACTCACATTTCTTGTGCCGCAGCCAGAAGTGAATTACATCATCAATGGAATGTTACGTATTCCGGATGGCTCGCTTCACCGAGTAGGCACGATGCCACGGAGCGATGGAATTGCTCTCGGCTTCATGGCTTTGAGAGGGGTCTGGTCGCTAGAACCTAATGAGGACGCCATTAAGCGGACCGTCGAGGCTCATATTGCGTTTTACGAGGTGATGCGAGGAAGGCGGCCTGGTATTCTGACGCGTCGCGCTGAAGTCTCGCGCGACATTCCAAAACTCGAGAGTTTTTTCGGCCTGGACTCTTAG
- a CDS encoding efflux RND transporter periplasmic adaptor subunit → MAKRTKSWVLLVVAVVVLSVATFGWFLYRDRSQTEPVQVEGIERRDLVATVAASGKIEPERMVNISADTMGRITDLAVEEGLRVEQGQFLMLIDPESAESAVEMGAAGLRAAQASLNTQRIAVETAQANLDLALRNEARARELNRDEIVSVEELDRTESEVKIRTSELEARETEVRAQEQRLQQEMANLRSARHVLSKVTIEAPMAGMVTRLNIEQGETVVVGTMNNPGTILMTIADLSVILAVMEVDETDILDVSLGQPVSVLIDALPDVEFSGRVTKIASSAIQASTTPGASADQRGTNFEVEVTIEDEVPGVRPDFSCTAEITTATRDDVIAVPIQALTVREDEQENEQEGVFVFRDGVVTFAAVEVGIAGERYFEVLSGLSEGDEVVTGPYSAVREIEDGDRVVLQDDADDDDGWSFSISIGS, encoded by the coding sequence ATGGCGAAAAGGACGAAGTCTTGGGTTCTTCTGGTTGTAGCGGTAGTCGTGTTAAGTGTGGCTACCTTTGGTTGGTTCCTCTATCGGGACCGTTCACAGACAGAACCAGTTCAAGTCGAGGGAATCGAGCGGCGGGACCTCGTAGCGACCGTAGCTGCGTCAGGCAAGATCGAGCCTGAACGCATGGTGAATATCAGTGCAGATACGATGGGCAGAATTACAGACCTTGCTGTCGAAGAAGGTTTGCGTGTAGAGCAGGGTCAGTTTTTAATGCTCATTGATCCTGAATCGGCCGAGAGTGCAGTGGAAATGGGCGCTGCTGGGCTCCGGGCTGCACAGGCCTCACTGAATACACAGCGCATAGCGGTTGAAACAGCGCAAGCTAATCTTGACCTGGCACTTCGTAATGAAGCGAGAGCGCGTGAGCTGAATCGGGATGAGATCGTATCCGTAGAGGAACTCGATCGAACTGAGAGTGAAGTTAAGATTCGGACGAGCGAACTCGAGGCGCGGGAAACGGAGGTGCGTGCACAGGAGCAGCGGCTGCAACAAGAAATGGCCAATCTTCGTAGCGCGCGCCACGTGTTAAGTAAGGTCACCATAGAGGCGCCGATGGCCGGCATGGTTACTAGGCTTAATATCGAACAGGGAGAGACCGTTGTTGTTGGCACCATGAACAATCCAGGCACGATCTTGATGACGATCGCCGATCTGTCAGTGATTCTGGCAGTAATGGAAGTAGACGAAACCGATATTCTCGACGTGAGCCTGGGGCAGCCAGTGTCGGTGCTTATTGATGCATTGCCCGATGTTGAGTTCTCCGGTCGTGTCACGAAAATCGCATCTAGTGCAATTCAGGCGTCAACGACTCCTGGCGCTTCCGCTGATCAACGGGGTACCAATTTTGAGGTAGAGGTCACTATTGAGGATGAAGTTCCTGGTGTCCGTCCAGATTTTTCCTGCACGGCCGAAATTACCACGGCAACACGAGATGATGTAATCGCAGTCCCGATTCAGGCACTAACCGTACGCGAGGACGAGCAGGAAAACGAGCAGGAAGGCGTCTTCGTTTTTCGAGATGGCGTAGTAACTTTCGCGGCGGTTGAGGTTGGAATTGCAGGTGAGCGGTATTTCGAAGTGCTGTCTGGTTTGAGTGAGGGGGACGAGGTCGTCACGGGTCCGTATAGCGCAGTGCGGGAGATTGAAGATGGCGACCGGGTGGTTCTCCAAGATGACGCCGATGACGATGACGGCTGGAGCTTTAGCATCAGCATTGGTTCGTAA
- a CDS encoding amidase family protein, whose product MTQFSSFWLGLTLSSRSLVATFLIGIAPVSYSWAQSIDVTAATLEQVNQALDAGTLTSERLVELYLERIEAFDQDGPMLNAVITLNPKALARAQELDIERGAHGARSPLHGIPIVLKDNLDTADMPTTAGSSLLAGSMPPDDAFIVGKLREAGAIVLAKLNMSEFASGGAQSSLGGPMRNPHDLTRSPAGSSGGTGIAIAAAYAQVGLGTDTGGSVRMPSTANGIVGLKPTHGLVSRDGIIPLALSFDMAGPMARHVYDVAATLGVMTGVDDADDATQKSKGYFQTDYTEGLDSRALNGARLGIARDFLGQDSDVDWVIEASLKTMRNAGAIIVDVRFPEWLLEVNNALYTTIRYREFRAQLPKYLATLNAEYPDTLTEIIEQTTRITSPNPGALPNPSRWRLMEREVDSGQLSDHEYEAVYEHGLPLIRTIVRGLMDSEDLDAILYPTQPRRPTRLNPDPTPSFGERRPSPIRYANLTGFPDLVVPAGFTGNRLPVGISFLGRAFSEARLLSLGYAFEQLTHARRLPIHTPNVASKSNSQPD is encoded by the coding sequence ATGACTCAATTTTCTTCCTTTTGGCTTGGACTAACCCTTAGTTCAAGGTCCCTAGTCGCAACGTTTCTAATCGGAATCGCCCCGGTCTCCTACTCATGGGCACAGTCCATTGATGTCACAGCAGCGACCCTTGAGCAGGTCAATCAAGCACTGGATGCGGGCACCTTGACGTCCGAACGTCTGGTTGAACTTTACCTCGAGAGAATTGAGGCGTTCGATCAGGATGGTCCAATGCTCAATGCCGTCATCACGCTGAATCCAAAAGCACTTGCGCGTGCCCAAGAGCTCGACATCGAACGCGGGGCACATGGGGCACGTTCGCCCCTGCATGGTATTCCGATCGTGTTGAAAGACAACCTCGACACAGCTGACATGCCTACGACAGCTGGCTCCAGTTTGCTCGCAGGCTCAATGCCACCTGATGACGCGTTCATTGTTGGAAAACTTCGAGAGGCCGGCGCGATCGTGCTCGCCAAGCTCAACATGAGCGAATTCGCATCTGGAGGCGCCCAGAGCTCGCTCGGCGGCCCAATGCGCAATCCGCACGACCTTACCAGGTCTCCAGCCGGCTCCTCCGGTGGCACAGGCATTGCCATCGCCGCCGCCTACGCGCAAGTCGGCCTAGGCACTGACACTGGGGGCTCCGTGCGGATGCCCTCCACGGCGAACGGGATCGTCGGGTTGAAGCCCACACACGGATTAGTGAGCCGTGATGGAATCATCCCATTGGCGCTGTCTTTTGATATGGCTGGACCTATGGCGCGCCATGTCTACGACGTGGCCGCGACCCTTGGGGTCATGACTGGGGTCGACGACGCCGACGATGCAACACAGAAAAGCAAAGGGTACTTTCAGACGGACTACACCGAAGGCCTGGACTCTCGCGCACTTAACGGAGCTCGGCTTGGAATTGCCCGTGACTTTCTCGGTCAAGATTCCGACGTCGATTGGGTTATCGAAGCGTCGTTGAAGACCATGCGGAATGCTGGCGCGATTATCGTCGACGTCCGCTTCCCAGAATGGCTACTCGAAGTGAACAACGCGCTTTACACCACTATTCGTTACCGCGAGTTTCGGGCGCAACTACCTAAATACCTAGCAACACTAAATGCCGAATACCCCGATACACTCACTGAGATCATTGAACAGACGACACGCATCACCTCACCAAACCCAGGCGCGCTACCAAATCCGAGCCGCTGGCGTCTGATGGAGCGCGAAGTGGATAGCGGCCAACTCTCAGACCACGAATACGAAGCGGTCTATGAGCACGGCTTACCGCTTATTCGAACTATTGTTAGAGGGTTGATGGACTCTGAGGATCTCGACGCCATCCTTTATCCGACCCAGCCGAGACGTCCAACACGGCTCAACCCCGACCCCACGCCGAGCTTCGGTGAACGGCGCCCATCACCGATTCGCTATGCTAACCTCACGGGATTTCCAGACCTAGTAGTACCAGCTGGCTTTACCGGTAATCGGCTCCCGGTGGGGATTTCATTTCTAGGAAGAGCCTTCAGTGAAGCGAGACTGTTGTCTCTGGGCTACGCGTTCGAACAACTCACGCACGCGCGCCGGCTGCCAATCCACACACCTAACGTCGCCAGTAAGTCGAATAGCCAGCCTGATTGA
- a CDS encoding TRAP transporter large permease, translating into MELIWLIALFIGLLALRCPVAYAMIITSFVALWTGDLPVLNVSLKLASGVDSFPLLAIPLFILAGNLMNTLGITERIFGLAGALVRHLPGGLGHVNVLASVFFAGMSGSSIADAGGLGAVEIKAMREAGYPPAFSAAVTAASATIGPVVPPSIAMVLYAFLAEQSIAAMFLAGIVPGLLMAAAMMALIYSLSRSEAYTCPVMPRATLAEVATATRRAAVPMLAPLILVGGILLGVFTPTEAGVVVVMYAVVVGLGYLRFQPSEVMTAVRETVRTSAATLFIIAASMIFGWIVVVHRAPDLTLAFVSTFIESPTAVMACIILTMFVIGMFLEGIPAQVLTVPTFLALATRFGIDPIHMGVVVVLTIMIGSLTPPVGLVLYTVMAISKVRMHSLVRALWPFYLVLLLTTLVVGFVPSLSLWLPGLVLGR; encoded by the coding sequence ATGGAACTGATCTGGCTCATCGCGTTATTCATCGGCCTTCTCGCGCTCCGCTGCCCGGTTGCCTACGCGATGATTATCACGTCATTCGTTGCCCTTTGGACCGGAGACCTTCCAGTCCTCAATGTCTCACTGAAGCTTGCGAGCGGGGTCGATTCGTTTCCGCTGCTAGCCATTCCATTGTTCATTCTGGCCGGCAACCTGATGAACACACTCGGAATCACCGAACGGATCTTTGGCCTAGCCGGAGCCTTGGTGCGCCACCTCCCCGGGGGCCTGGGTCACGTGAACGTCTTGGCTTCGGTGTTCTTCGCCGGCATGTCGGGTTCGTCCATCGCCGACGCAGGTGGCCTGGGCGCAGTCGAGATCAAGGCTATGCGGGAAGCCGGCTATCCGCCGGCGTTCAGCGCAGCCGTCACCGCTGCGTCGGCCACCATTGGCCCCGTCGTCCCGCCGTCGATCGCCATGGTCCTCTATGCATTTCTAGCCGAACAGTCGATCGCCGCCATGTTTCTGGCCGGCATCGTGCCAGGTCTTTTGATGGCCGCCGCGATGATGGCGCTCATCTACAGCCTCAGCCGGAGCGAAGCCTACACGTGCCCCGTCATGCCACGTGCAACCTTGGCCGAAGTAGCGACCGCGACCCGGCGGGCCGCGGTGCCGATGCTAGCTCCACTGATCCTCGTCGGCGGAATCCTGCTTGGGGTGTTCACCCCGACCGAAGCGGGTGTCGTTGTAGTCATGTACGCAGTCGTTGTCGGTCTTGGCTACCTGCGCTTCCAACCATCCGAGGTCATGACGGCCGTACGCGAGACGGTGCGCACGTCGGCAGCGACGCTGTTCATTATTGCGGCGAGTATGATCTTCGGTTGGATCGTGGTGGTCCATCGAGCACCGGACCTGACCCTGGCATTCGTGTCGACCTTCATTGAGAGCCCGACGGCCGTAATGGCCTGTATCATCCTCACCATGTTCGTGATCGGAATGTTTCTTGAAGGTATTCCTGCGCAAGTGCTGACAGTGCCGACCTTTCTTGCGCTAGCTACGCGCTTCGGTATCGACCCAATCCACATGGGCGTGGTCGTGGTGCTAACCATCATGATTGGTTCACTCACTCCACCCGTCGGCCTCGTCCTCTACACAGTGATGGCGATTTCCAAGGTCCGCATGCATTCGCTTGTGCGAGCACTGTGGCCCTTTTACCTCGTCCTCCTGCTCACCACTTTGGTCGTTGGGTTCGTTCCCAGCCTGAGTCTGTGGCTTCCTGGCCTGGTCCTCGGACGATGA
- a CDS encoding ABC transporter permease, producing MKLRAALLREIGVMAFETLRANKMRSALTIVGVVIGITAIVGMTSLVRGFDRSFREMLEGLGPNTIFVAKFSGISFMSGNDFIDLIRRPNLTPDDARALERLESVRFIDTMLGSGLSNSRERISYRGEETKRIQILGATEYFAQVGFIPLEAGRFFTAGELQHRRAVVVLGQTPLESLFRFTADPIGKKVRVAGEQYTVIGVMGPRPSPGGFNVGQDDLAVIPYTRYQSQFGVASLNWSGGQHRDVTITVVPRDGQRAVALREIEEVMRIRHGLRLDEPNDFDLVTQDAMARIWQQTTQAVFLALVVISSIALLVGGIGVMAIMTMSVTERTSEIGLRKALGAKPREILWQFLVEASVLTLAGGVLGVLLGSGTGLLVHFISGFPISLPWWSFALGLGFSATVGLVFGMVPAIRASRLDPIEALHHE from the coding sequence GTGAAGCTGCGGGCCGCGCTGTTGAGGGAGATCGGAGTGATGGCCTTTGAAACGCTTCGAGCGAACAAGATGCGCTCAGCGTTGACGATCGTAGGGGTTGTCATTGGGATCACAGCGATCGTGGGTATGACGTCGCTAGTCCGAGGATTCGACCGCTCGTTCCGCGAGATGCTTGAGGGTCTCGGGCCGAACACCATTTTTGTTGCGAAGTTTAGCGGGATTAGTTTTATGTCAGGCAATGATTTCATTGACCTGATTCGTCGGCCCAATCTGACGCCGGACGACGCGCGAGCGCTTGAGCGGCTTGAGTCAGTACGGTTCATAGACACCATGCTAGGAAGTGGCCTCAGTAATAGCCGCGAGCGTATCTCCTACCGAGGCGAGGAAACAAAACGGATACAGATTTTGGGCGCCACTGAGTATTTTGCTCAAGTCGGCTTCATCCCACTTGAAGCTGGTCGTTTCTTTACGGCTGGGGAGCTTCAACATCGACGCGCAGTGGTGGTGCTGGGGCAGACACCGCTCGAGTCGCTATTTCGCTTCACGGCGGACCCAATCGGAAAGAAAGTGCGCGTAGCTGGAGAGCAATACACCGTTATAGGGGTCATGGGGCCGCGTCCAAGCCCAGGGGGCTTCAATGTGGGGCAAGATGATTTGGCGGTCATTCCCTACACCCGTTACCAATCCCAGTTCGGGGTTGCATCACTCAATTGGAGTGGTGGGCAACATCGCGACGTAACCATTACCGTGGTTCCCCGGGATGGGCAGCGTGCGGTGGCGCTTCGGGAGATTGAAGAAGTCATGCGGATCCGTCACGGTCTGCGTCTCGACGAACCGAATGATTTTGACCTGGTGACGCAAGATGCAATGGCGCGGATCTGGCAACAGACTACGCAGGCAGTGTTTTTGGCTCTTGTTGTGATTTCGTCCATTGCGTTATTGGTTGGCGGAATCGGCGTTATGGCAATCATGACAATGTCGGTTACGGAACGGACGAGCGAAATCGGCCTACGCAAGGCACTAGGGGCTAAGCCGCGGGAGATTCTCTGGCAATTCTTAGTCGAGGCCTCCGTCTTAACGTTAGCCGGGGGGGTGCTGGGGGTGTTACTGGGCAGCGGCACTGGACTTCTGGTGCATTTCATTTCAGGGTTTCCGATTTCGTTGCCTTGGTGGTCGTTTGCACTGGGTCTCGGTTTTTCGGCGACCGTTGGTCTAGTGTTTGGTATGGTGCCAGCCATTCGCGCTTCTCGCCTCGATCCGATCGAGGCGTTGCATCACGAATAA
- a CDS encoding TRAP transporter substrate-binding protein — MQPRLSIPHFSVWAALTCICTIWLAACGSDPTAVRGWLSGSLTPPDSPTTIAARHFAQQVTDKTNGRILVQHFDSSQLGTGQQQIEALALGTQHLYFGSGSAPSILLPQYGVIDIAFLFRDRAHFDRFLASDLVGALNQQLLNEFNIRVLAMNWYRKPRYLLHSRRFITGPASMEGARARSPNLPMFLANWAAVGAVPVKVTFFEQYLALSQGLVDLTEASGDDIYPMRLHEVAPFITEADMMFPQASAYVSEPAFRELGPADQRIVIEAARAAGDLHARLVNDRFDSDRLAMIKEGARFAPLPADAKRAFLSLVRRRAPQMEAEGLIPVGWFDRIQAMQ; from the coding sequence ATGCAACCGCGTCTGTCCATCCCACACTTCTCCGTCTGGGCGGCTCTCACGTGCATCTGCACGATCTGGCTGGCCGCTTGCGGGAGCGACCCGACTGCTGTCCGCGGCTGGCTCAGCGGTTCGCTTACACCACCAGACTCTCCCACTACCATTGCCGCGCGTCACTTCGCACAACAAGTCACGGACAAAACCAATGGCCGGATCCTTGTTCAACACTTCGACTCATCACAGCTTGGGACCGGCCAGCAACAGATTGAAGCGCTGGCTCTAGGTACACAGCATCTCTACTTCGGGTCCGGGTCCGCCCCGTCAATCCTCTTGCCACAATACGGCGTCATCGACATCGCCTTCCTTTTCCGCGACCGGGCTCACTTTGACCGGTTCCTCGCCTCCGACCTTGTTGGTGCACTGAACCAACAACTCCTTAACGAATTCAACATTCGGGTTCTGGCGATGAACTGGTATCGGAAGCCACGCTACCTGCTGCACAGTAGGCGGTTCATAACAGGCCCGGCCTCGATGGAAGGGGCGAGGGCACGCTCGCCAAACCTGCCGATGTTTCTCGCAAACTGGGCGGCTGTTGGCGCAGTTCCGGTTAAAGTCACCTTCTTCGAGCAATATCTCGCTCTGAGTCAGGGCCTCGTGGATCTGACTGAGGCATCCGGTGACGACATCTATCCGATGCGCCTGCACGAGGTGGCGCCGTTCATCACCGAGGCCGACATGATGTTCCCTCAGGCCTCGGCTTACGTGTCCGAGCCAGCATTCCGGGAGCTCGGCCCTGCTGACCAGCGAATCGTGATTGAGGCGGCCCGTGCTGCCGGAGACCTTCATGCGAGGCTCGTTAACGACCGTTTTGATTCGGACCGGCTCGCGATGATCAAGGAGGGCGCCCGCTTCGCGCCACTACCCGCCGACGCAAAGCGAGCCTTTCTGAGCCTGGTCCGTCGCCGGGCGCCACAAATGGAAGCCGAAGGACTCATCCCAGTGGGGTGGTTCGACCGCATTCAGGCAATGCAATGA
- a CDS encoding TRAP transporter small permease subunit, protein MKIPRVHGLHNRSAYSRVCDQIDALLSGLAFLSLALIVTALAAQVIFRYVLGTPLSHTDEIAQVALTWLTFTGAASLYRRRGHIEIDVITGLLPHRAARLVAIVVELAVLTTLLLVVAQIVETKPVMERVIYGTLQRSKFTLQFLPLLLGGVATVLFGIEALLRLRRKPFKPDGRFQVQSMPWN, encoded by the coding sequence ATGAAAATCCCCAGAGTGCATGGGCTTCACAACCGCTCAGCGTATTCGCGCGTCTGCGATCAAATCGACGCTTTGCTGAGCGGCCTGGCGTTTCTTTCTCTCGCTCTCATCGTCACTGCGCTGGCAGCGCAGGTGATCTTTCGATATGTTCTGGGCACGCCGCTGAGCCACACCGACGAAATTGCCCAAGTCGCGTTAACCTGGCTGACCTTTACCGGCGCTGCGTCGCTCTACCGAAGACGTGGTCACATTGAAATCGACGTTATCACCGGTCTACTGCCCCACCGGGCTGCCAGACTGGTCGCTATCGTCGTCGAACTCGCAGTCCTCACGACTCTCCTGCTCGTCGTCGCGCAAATCGTCGAGACCAAGCCGGTCATGGAGCGCGTGATCTACGGCACGTTACAGCGTTCGAAGTTCACACTGCAGTTCCTTCCGCTGCTCCTTGGCGGCGTTGCGACGGTCTTGTTTGGCATCGAAGCACTGCTGCGACTCCGACGCAAACCGTTTAAGCCAGATGGCCGGTTTCAAGTTCAATCAATGCCATGGAACTGA
- a CDS encoding ABC transporter permease yields MSYFFEAVRLAFGSIWSHKLRSLLTVLGNIVAVMSIIAVVTLIQGMNVAVSDAITSEAGADAFMVERVGIITDEDEAERARRLNPRITMDDAVAIQEYAESVDAVMAKVEQRGRVTYRGRELDRTRIEGVSESYTQFSNYGVERGRLITPTEIRRRRPVAVLGWGVADRLFEGEEPLDKTIKVEDRHFRVVGVSEKKGAVFGQSQDEFVVVPLGAQQRIFGIRRSLSLMIKPEEPGKMDEVMEDAVVALRIQRQLKPAEDNNFGLFTSGTILNLWETATSGIFAVLVGVVALSLVVGGIVIMNIMLMLVTERTREIGLRKALGARRRDILWQVLAESVTLSVVGGVFGILLGLGIALAIEQTTPVPAAVQGWSIALGVGMTGVVGLIFGLYPAIRAARLSPIEALGKE; encoded by the coding sequence ATGTCCTACTTTTTTGAAGCTGTACGTTTAGCCTTTGGGTCCATCTGGTCCCATAAACTACGGTCCCTTCTGACCGTGCTGGGTAACATTGTGGCGGTGATGTCGATCATCGCTGTCGTCACCCTCATTCAGGGCATGAATGTTGCGGTGAGTGATGCGATTACGTCTGAGGCGGGCGCGGATGCCTTTATGGTCGAACGCGTAGGAATTATCACTGACGAGGATGAAGCTGAGCGTGCGCGACGCTTGAATCCGAGAATAACAATGGACGACGCCGTCGCGATTCAGGAGTACGCCGAATCGGTTGACGCGGTGATGGCCAAGGTCGAGCAACGAGGGCGTGTTACTTATAGAGGTCGCGAGCTGGACCGGACACGCATCGAGGGGGTTAGTGAGAGTTATACGCAGTTTTCAAATTACGGCGTTGAAAGAGGCAGACTCATTACGCCGACTGAGATTCGTCGTCGCCGGCCTGTCGCGGTGTTAGGTTGGGGTGTCGCGGACCGATTATTCGAAGGGGAAGAGCCGCTTGACAAGACCATTAAGGTGGAGGACCGCCACTTCAGGGTTGTCGGTGTTAGTGAAAAGAAAGGTGCCGTTTTCGGTCAATCGCAAGACGAGTTTGTCGTTGTTCCCTTAGGCGCCCAACAGCGGATTTTTGGAATTCGGCGTAGCCTTTCTCTAATGATTAAGCCAGAGGAACCCGGGAAGATGGACGAGGTAATGGAGGATGCCGTCGTGGCACTCCGGATCCAGCGCCAACTTAAACCGGCTGAGGACAATAATTTCGGATTGTTTACCTCGGGAACGATTCTCAATTTGTGGGAGACAGCGACCTCGGGCATTTTTGCGGTGTTGGTTGGTGTCGTTGCGCTGTCGTTGGTCGTGGGCGGCATCGTAATCATGAATATTATGTTGATGCTCGTGACTGAACGCACGCGTGAAATCGGCCTACGAAAAGCACTTGGGGCCCGCCGTCGAGACATCCTGTGGCAAGTGTTGGCTGAGTCCGTGACGCTATCGGTGGTGGGTGGTGTTTTCGGGATTTTGCTCGGCTTAGGTATAGCGCTCGCCATCGAACAGACCACGCCGGTGCCAGCCGCCGTGCAAGGATGGTCGATTGCTCTTGGTGTTGGGATGACTGGAGTAGTAGGACTGATCTTCGGCTTATACCCCGCGATACGTGCGGCGCGGTTGAGCCCGATCGAAGCACTCGGAAAGGAATGA